A genome region from Solanum pennellii chromosome 12, SPENNV200 includes the following:
- the LOC107006513 gene encoding uncharacterized protein K02A2.6-like — protein MEHDCCKFVQKCHKCQVHGDLIRVPPYKINAMSSPWPFVSWGMDVIVPIEPAASNGHRFILLAIDYFTKFGVPESIITDNSVNLNGHLMREICEQFNITHQNSTVYRPQMNGAVEAANKNIKKIMREMIDNHRGWHEMLSYALLGYRTTVKMSIGATPYLLVYGTEAVTPAEVDISSLRIIQEAELTNDMWVRKRIDQLTLIDEKKIVIVCDGQLYRQRMARDLHKRVRARIFEIGQLVLKHIFPYQDEYKGKFTPYWQGRYMVRKVLSGIALFLSKIDGTTWLKSINSDVVKIY, from the exons ATGGAGcatgattgttgcaagtttgtgcagAAATGTCATAAATGCCAAGTGCATGGTGATTTGATCCGAGTGCCGCCTTATAAAATCAACGCcatgagttcaccttggccatttgtgtcTTGGGGCATGGATGTCATCGTTCCAATAGAGCCAGccgcttctaatggacacagATTTATTTTGCTTGCCATTGACTACTTCACCAA GTTCGGAGTACCAGAATCTATCATTACTGATAATAGTGTGAATCTCAACGgtcacttgatgagagagaTATGTGAGCAGTTTAATATTACCCACCAAAACTCAACCGTTTatcgtcctcaaatgaatggAGCTGTAGAGGCTgccaataagaacatcaagaagattATGAGAGAAATGATTGACAATCACCGAGGTTGGCATGAAATGTTGTCATACGCTTTGTTGGGTTATCGAACGACCGTCAAAATGTCAATTGGAGCTACTCCATATCTActagtatatggaacagaaGCAGTCACACCTGCTGAAGTTGATATATCATCcttgagaatcatccaagaagctgaaTTAACTAATGATATGTGGGTCCGCAAGCGAATAGATCAATTGACATTGATTGACgagaaaaaaatagttattgtTTGTGATGGTCAATTATATCGACAGAGAATGGCTCGTGATTTACACAAGAGAGTCAGAGccagaatttttgaaattggtcAATTGGTCCTCAAGCACATTTTTCCTTATCAAGATGAGTACAAAGGGAAATTCACACCATATTGGCAAGGACGTTACATGGTTCGCAAGGTATTATCTGGAATTGCTTTGTTCTTGTCGAAGATAGATGGCACCACATGGCTGAAATCGATCAACTCAGATGTTGTCAAGATATATTAG
- the LOC107006512 gene encoding uncharacterized protein LOC107006512, translating into MDPLKYIFQKAMPTEKLAKWLMLLSEFDIVYVTHKCMNSSRLVFPMKRYRLWVKIFLKHTPGWRVFFDGATNHQGRGIGESLVSESVQHYPVASKLLFNSMNIMVEYETCILRFKMSIDMNVHKLVVIGDLHLLIDQVQGEWVMKTPKITPYVQYIQKLCKRFCKIEFRHTSRMQNELDDALATIASMIKHLDPDYIDPLDIEIKQHQVHCSHVESQPDGLP; encoded by the exons ATGGATCCGTTGAAGTATATCTTCCAGAAGGCGATGCCGACCGAAAAGTTGGCTAAATGGTTGATGcttttgagtgaatttgatattgtgtatgtgactcataaG TGTATGAACAGCTCAAGACTTGTTTTCCCGATGAAGAGGTATCgtttgtgggtgaagatatttctgaagcaTACACCTGGTTGGAGggtattctttgatggagcgaCAAACCACCAAGGAAGAGGTATTGGAGAGTCTTTAGTGTCAGAATCTGTTCAACACTACCCTGTGGCGTCTAAGCTCCTATTTAATAGCATGAACATCATGGTTGAATATGAAACATGCATTCTTCGGTTCAAGATGTCTATCGATATGAATGTCCACAAGTTAGTGGTTATCGGAGATTTACATTTGTTGATTGATcaggttcaaggagaatgggttATGAAAACCCCAAAGATCACACCGTATGTGCAATATATACAGAAGTTGTGCAAGAGATTCTGCAAGATTGAGTTCAGACACACTTCCAGAATGCAGAATGAGTTAGACGACGCTCTTGCCACCATCGCCTCAATGATTAAGCATCTAGATCctgattatattgatcctctggATATAGAGATAAAACAACATCAGGTCCATTGTTCACATGTTGAATCACAACCAGACGGTTTGCcgtga